Proteins from one Primulina huaijiensis isolate GDHJ02 chromosome 18, ASM1229523v2, whole genome shotgun sequence genomic window:
- the LOC140964429 gene encoding homeobox-leucine zipper protein ATHB-6-like, with protein sequence MKRSNSSDSLGDLMSICPESTDERDEENNPMYSGEFGTFVEGLVEESKHVMEKKRRLGVEQVKALEKNFEVENKLEPDRKVKLAQELGLQPRQVAIWFQNRRARWKTKQLERDYGILKASYDALKHDYETLQRDNDILTKEIQELNSKDDEDGKSESKVSGKVEATMVSDEEKGKLGHETVPCEHNHLNHNGNIGCSDSTDSSAILNEDNSPHQFLDSRNGSTSSMDLSFNFSDFKASASVLGDAHNPQSQPQFVKIVEHNFLDEESCGSLFSDAQAPTLHWYCPDEWN encoded by the exons ATGAAGAGATCAAATAGTTCTGATTCCTTGGGTGATTTGATGTCCATCTGTCCAGAGTCTACAG ATGAACGTGATGAAGAGAACAATCCCATGTACTCGGGGGAGTTTGGGACCTTTGTTGAAGGGTTAGTTGAAGAATCTAAGCATGTTATGGAGAAGAAAAGAAGATTGGGGGTTGAACAAGTGAAGGCATTGGAGAAGAATTTTGAAGTTGAAAACAAACTTGAACCTGACAGGAAAGTGAAGCTTGCACAAGAACTTGGCTTGCAGCCAAGACAGGTGGCTATTTGGTTCCAAAACCGCCGTGCACGGTGGAAAACCAAGCAACTGGAAAGAGATTATGGCATCCTCAAAGCCAGTTATGACGCCCTTAAGCACGACTATGAAACTCTGCAGCGTGATAATGATATTTTGACGAAGGAG ATCCAAGAACTAAACTCGAAGGATGATGAAGACGGTAAAAGTGAGAGCAAAGTTTCTGGGAAAGTAGAGGCAACAATGGTTTCTGACGAAGAAAAAGGTAAACTTGGACATGAAACAGTCCCTTGTGAGCATAACCATTTGAATCATAATGGAAACATCGGATGCTCTGATAGTACAGATTCGAGTGCAATCTTGAACGAGGACAATAGCCCACATCAATTCTTAGATTCTCGAAATGGATCCACCTCTTCTATGGATCTAAGTTTCAACTTTTCAGATTTTAAAGCGAGTGCAAGTGTTCTTGGAGATGCCCACAATCCCCAATCCCAACCACAGTTTGTCAAGATCGTAGAACACAATTTTCTTGACGAGGAATCTTGCGGTTCTCTGTTTTCTGATGCCCAAGCTCCAACCCTCCATTGGTACTGCCCTGATGAATGGAATTGA
- the LOC140965289 gene encoding dicarboxylate transporter 2.1, chloroplastic-like: MSASSSPSHHHLPITTSAVVNTTLRRRILKLSWKGVRPLPFLISITLGLILRFAVPKPHAVTHKAWSLLAIFTTTISGLILSPLPVGAWAFVCLTATVVTKTLTFSAAFTAFTNEVIWLIVVSYFFSRGFVKTGLGDRIAMIFVRWLGRSTLGLSYGLILGEAAISPAMPSSTARAGGIFLPIIKSLAMAADSNPKDVSSRKLGAFLVQSQIQCSSSSSALFLTAAAQNLLCIKLAESLGVIVPNRWITWLKAAVIPALISLLSTPIIVYKIYPPEIKATPDAPAMARRKLEQMGRIKSDEWVLMGIMLLTVALWIAGEALKITSVIAAMLGLSLLLLSGVLNWDDCLSEKQAWDTLAWFGVLVGMAGQLNTLGVIPWMSSCVADFLKSLSVGWFGAFCILQTTYFFIHYLFASQTAHVGALYSAFLSMHLASKVPGLLSALALAYNTNLFGAITHYSSGQAAVYYGGGYVDLRDVFILGLAIALINIVIWALFGAAWWKVIGLY, translated from the exons ATGTCAGCATCATCCTCCCCCTCCCACCACCACCTCCCCATCACCACCTCCGCCGTAGTCAACACCACCCTACGCCGCCGAATTCTCAAACTCAGCTGGAAAGGCGTAAGGCCACTGCCCTTCCTGATCTCCATCACCCTCGGCCTTATACTACGCTTCGCCGTTCCCAAACCTCACGCCGTCACCCATAAAGCTTGGTCTCTCCTAGCCATATTCACCACCACCATCTCCGGCCTCATACTAAGCCCATTGCCAGTCGGCGCCTGGGCGTTTGTCTGCCTCACCGCCACCGTCGTCACCAAAACACTAACTTTCTCCGCCGCGTTCACTGCCTTTACGAATGAGGTCATATGGCTGATCGTCGTCTCTTATTTTTTCTCAAGAGGGTTCGTGAAGACTGGTTTGGGGGATAGGATAGCCATGATCTTCGTGAGATGGCTAGGAAGGAGCACACTGGGTTTGTCTTATGGGCTGATTCTGGGTGAAGCGGCGATTAGCCCCGCAATGCCGAGCTCTACTGCTAGAGCTGGCGGGATTTTCTTGCCCATCATCAAGTCTTTGGCCATGGCCGCCGATAGTAATCCCAAGGATGTCTCGTCCAGGAAGCTTGGTGCGTTTCTCGTTCAATCTCAGATTCAG TGCAGTAGTAGCTCAAGTGCTCTTTTCCTGACGGCTGCAGCTCAAAACCTGTTGTGTATCAAACTAGCCGAGAGTCTTGGCGTTATCGTTCCAAATCGATGGATCACCTGGCTTAAGGCGGCTGTCATACCTGCTCTGATATCTCTTTTATCGACTCCGATCATTGTGTATAAGATATATCCTCCAGAAATAAAGGCCACCCCAGATGCTCCTGCTATGGCCAGACGGAAGTTAGAGCAGATGGGTCGCATCAAGAGTGATGAATGGGTGTTGATGGGAATAATGCTTCTCACAGTTGCTTTGTGGATTGCAGG AGAAGCTCTCAAAATCACAAGCGTCATCGCCGCTATGCTCGGTTTATCATTACTTCTGCTGTCTGGAGTCCTCAATTGGGACGACTGCTTAAGCGAGAAACAAGCATGGGATACATTGGCTTGGTTTGGTGTACTAGTCGGAATGGCGGGACAGTTAAATACTCTCGGTGTCATACCTTGGATGTCTAGCTGTGTGGCAGATTTTCTTAAATCTCTCTCAGTTGGCTGGTTTGGTGCGTTTTGTATACTTCAGACGACGTACTTCTTCATCCATTATTTATTCGCAAGTCAAACCGCACACGTTGGAGCTTTGTACTCTGCGTTTCTTTCTATGCATTTGGCATCTAAAGTTCCCGGTTTGTTGTCTGCGCTTGCTTTGGCATACAACACCAATCTTTTCGGTGCAATTACACATTATAGCAGTGGTCAGGCCGCTGTCTACTATGGAG GCGGTTACGTCGATCTTCGAGACGTGTTTATATTGGGTTTAGCAATAGCTCTGATCAATATTGTGATATGGGCATTGTTCGGAGCTGCTTGGTGGAAAGTCATAGGCCTGTATTGA
- the LOC140964592 gene encoding probable transcription factor At5g28040, translating to MDSTTIHSSASKLPIKRKTPLDPNPTLLHPNESRVTPFKFHRIWTEPDEIRFLQGLVDCSSHNLAFPRDLEIFYSRFSNTMSQPYTKSQLSEKLRRLRKKFRVISTRLSKGLHQSQLSLHDRSLYDLSKQLWHPDFASISPFKGSRDLGFNDSGSNKNDDGMVKKSNLVGVKVDFSPNLPVISPSVNDQEFDYNLELESFDDENVDEDKRGDAFLGSENGEEVKLSEVNVKFEGEDGVMDNNEIHRRNVELGHVNFGREDTLGEVVVKVVLNVFDECCNDLRTMFLAGGSDEVRNTSYQSLQSRWQKQRIAELDVLGRRLRLVLEHSLQKQ from the coding sequence ATGGACTCCACCACGATCCATTCCTCCGCTTCGAAACTTCCCATCAAACGCAAAACCCCACTCGACCCTAATCCAACGCTACTCCACCCCAATGAAAGCAGGGTGACGCCGTTCAAATTCCACCGCATTTGGACCGAACCGGATGAGATCCGGTTCTTGCAGGGCCTCGTAGACTGCTCCTCTCACAACTTAGCCTTTCCCAGAGACCTTGAGATCTTTTACTCCCGCTTCTCCAACACCATGTCGCAGCCTTACACCAAGTCCCAGCTTTCCGAGAAGCTCCGCCGGCTACGGAAGAAGTTTCGGGTCATCTCCACCAGGCTGTCTAAAGGTCTCCACCAATCGCAGTTGTCTCTCCACGATCGGTCTCTTTACGACTTGTCCAAGCAGTTATGGCATCCGGATTTTGCCTCCATTTCACCCTTCAAGGGATCAAGGGATTTGGGCTTCAATGATAGTGGCAGTAATAAGAATGACGACGGGATGGTTAAAAAATCCAATCTTGTCGGCGTTAAAGTCGACTTTTCACCTAATTTACCCGTCATTTCTCCCAGTGTCAATGATCAAGAGTTTGATTATAATCTGGAATTGGAGAGTTTCGATGATGAGAATGTGGATGAAGACAAACGTGGGGATGCTTTTCTTGGTAGTGAAAATGGCGAGGAGGTTAAATTAAGTGAGGTGAATGTGAAGTTTGAAGGGGAAGATGGGGTAATGGACAATAATGAGATTCACAGGCGCAACGTCGAGCTCGGGCATGTGAACTTTGGCCGTGAGGATACATTAGGTGAAGTGGTGGTGAAGGTGGTGCTGAATGTGTTTGATGAGTGTTGCAATGACTTGAGGACGATGTTCCTTGCAGGTGGGAGTGACGAAGTGCGGAATACGAGTTATCAGAGTTTACAATCACGCTGGCAGAAGCAAAGGATTGCTGAATTGGATGTGTTGGGACGCCGATTGAGGTTAGTTCTTGAGCATTCTCTTCAAAAGCAATGA
- the LOC140965047 gene encoding histone H3.3: MARTKQTARKSTGGKAPRKQLATKAARKSAPTTGGVKKPHRYRPGTVALREIRKYQKSTELLIRKLPFQRLVREIAQDFKTDLRFQSHAVLALQEAAEAYLVGLFEDTNLCAIHAKRVTIMPKDIQLARRIRGERA, translated from the exons ATGGCACGTACTAAGCAAACTGCTCGTAAGTCTACTGGAGGAAAGGCTCCTAGGAAGCAACTCGCTACAAAG GCTGCCCGTAAGTCTGCTCCAACCACAGGTGGAGTGAAGAAGCCACATCGATACCGTCCTGGTACTGTTGCTCTTCG TGAAATCCGGAAGTACCAAAAGAGTACTGAGCTCTTGATCAGGAAGCTTCCTTTCCAGAGGCTTGTTCGTGAAATTGCTCAGGATTTCAAG ACTGATCTGCGGTTTCAGAGCCATGCTGTTTTGGCGCTTCAGGAAGCTGCCGAAGCCTACCTTGTGGGTCTATTTGAGGACACTAACTTGTGTGCCATTCATGCGAAGCGAGTGACAATCATGCCAAAGGATATCCAGCTTGCTCGCAGGATTAGGGGCGAACGTGCGTGA
- the LOC140964036 gene encoding transcription factor bHLH30-like, which produces MFSVSPSLYELGNCSDSYDILQRPLCISTPLTEGNHLNENLSPKSMAEAKAVAASNSHKEAERRRRKRINGHIATLKAILPNVHKTDKASLLGEAVRRVKELRQATAELTAMDRTNDDVKSKHKTTLDFAMFPTETDELKVCSCEDASGLIKATLCCEDRPEMVLDLIQALNSVKAKVMRAEMCTIGGRTKSILWVELVSSNVGSERDLGLRKLRQVLKMVVEKSTLLAGSDQILPGNKRPRFYHF; this is translated from the exons ATGTTTTCTGTTAGTCCAAGTCTTTATGAACTGGGAAACTGTTCGGATTCCTACGACATTCTTCAAAGACCATTGTGTATTTCGACACCATTAACAGAAGGCAATCACCTGAATGAAAATCTTAGCCCAAAATCCATGGCCGAGGCGAAAGCAGTTGCAGCAAGCAATAGCCACAAGGAAGctgaaagaagaagaagaaagcgGATCAATGGCCACATCGCCACCCTCAAAGCCATTCTTCCAAATGTTCACAAG ACAGACAAGGCTTCTTTGCTTGGAGAAGCAGTCCGTCGCGTGAAGGAGTTGAGACAAGCAACCGCAGAATTAACGGCCATGGATCGCACAAACGACGACGTTAAGTCCAAACACAAAACAACCTTAGATTTCGCCATGTTCCCCACTGAAACAGACGAGCTCAAAGTATGTTCCTGCGAGGATGCCTCGGGCTTGATAAAGGCAACATTATGCTGCGAAGACAGGCCCGAGATGGTACTTGACTTGATCCAGGCCCTGAACTCGGTCAAAGCGAAGGTAATGCGAGCAGAAATGTGCACTATTGGAGGTAGAACCAAAAGTATTTTGTGGGTGGAATTGGTTTCATCAAATGTCGGAAGTGAAAGGGATTTAGGCTTGCGAAAATTAAGACAAGTGCTGAAAATGGTGGTTGAGAAGTCCACTTTGTTGGCGGGTTCGGATCAGATACTGCCGGGGAATAAAAGACCTCGTTTCTATCACTTCTGA
- the LOC140965042 gene encoding uncharacterized protein, with amino-acid sequence MSREDLVPRTFRDLVERAERKFASVRDAPLHPYGGIGLHHGQFFHKVFKAYMRLWKYQQENRAKLVECGLQRWEIGEIASRIGQLYFNQYLRTSEARFLLEAYIFYEAIFNRNYFEGSRKDRGVRFKELRFYARFFMVSLILNRVDMVKLLVEKFKELVDESKFNFQDTNFKEWKLVVKETVRFTKADSAILSARPFRYTALFDSHPVSLPFVAKFHAKRLLKFRDAVLTSYHKNEVKFAELTLDTFRMLQCLEWEPSGSFYQKHTFESRQNGLLADHSASSGLIDISLVADMTDPTLPPNPKKAVLYRPSLPQLIAVIAKVCEELPPDSVVLIYMSAPGNSGHCSTSQMGNSGISGKYSMKSASSDNNHGQMNGLCENHMSAKGDPSYFENYLLLGPSRNGGSNILFPGDIIPFTRRPLFLIIDSDNSNAFKVLHGAERGEPAALFLSPLRPSFRDPSGFSIAQNGSQFTLFLTAPLQSFCQLVNYNLATDSMDMYNSAESILISAFSEWEEILCTSTSLDLVWAQLLTDPFLRRLIIRFIFCRAVLSLFCLRENGKQYLPVCIPELPDAVAVNSKAVQPAINRLADHFKVADCFSFS; translated from the exons ATGTCGAGGGAGGATTTAGTTCCGAGGACGTTTCGCGATTTGGTGGAGAGAGCCGAGCGGAAATTCGCGAGTGTGCGAGACGCGCCGCTGCATCCCTACGGCGGGATTGGGCTGCACCACGGTCAGTTTTTCCACAAAGTTTTCAAAGCTTACATGCGCCTGTGGAAGTATCAGCAGGAAAATCGGGCAAAGTTGGTGGAGTGCGGGCTACAGAGATGGGAGATTGGGGAGATCGCTTCCAGGATTGGGCAGCTCTATTTCAACCAGTACTTGAGAACCAGCGAGGCTAGGTTTCTTCTCGAGGCGTATATATTTTACGAAGCCATTTTTAATAGGAACTATTTTGAGGGTTCAAGGAAGGATCGAGGGGTTAGGTTCAAGGAGCTGAGGTTTTACGCAAGGTTTTTCATggtttctttaattttgaatCGCGTTGATATGGTGAAGTTGCTCGTCGAAAAGTTTAAGGAGCTTGTTGATGAGAGTAAGTTTAATTTTCAg GATACTAACTTCAAAGAATGGAAGCTGGTGGTGAAAGAAACTGTTCGGTTTACAAAGGCTGATTCAGCAATCCTGAGTGCTAGGCCTTTTCGTTATACTGCCCTGTTTGATTCACATCCAGTGTCTCTCCCATTCGTGGCTAAATTTCATGCAAAGAGACTTCTGAAGTTTAGAGACGCAGTGTTGACAAGCTATCACAAAAATGAG GTGAAATTTGCAGAACTCACTTTAGATACTTTCAGAATGCTGCAATGTTTGGAATGGGAACCTAGTGGTTCTTTTTATCAGAAGCATACTTTTGAATCGAGACAAAATGGTTTACTGGCTGATCATTCAGCCTCTTCAGGATTGATAGATATAAGTTTGGTTGCAGATATGACAGATCCAACGTTACCTCCAAATCCCAAAAAAGCTGTTCTCTATCGTCCATCTCTGCCACAATTGATAGCT GTGATTGCAAAAGTTTGCGAGGAACTTCCTCCAGATAGTGTTGTGTTAATATACATGTCAGCCCCAG GAAATTCTGGTCATTGTAGCACTTCGCAAATGGGAAACTCTGGAATATCAGGAAAATATTCCATGAAGAGTGCCTCATCCGATAATAATCATGGGCAGATGAATGGGTTGTGTGAAAATCATATGAGTGCAAAGGGGGACCCCAGTTACTTTGAGAACTATTTGTTGTTGGGACCAAGCAGAAACGGAG GTTCAAATATTCTCTTCCCTGGTGATATAATTCCTTTCACTAGAAGACCTCTTTTTTTGATAATTGATAGTGACAACAGCAATGCATTCAAG GTTTTGCACGGAGCAGAAAGGGGTGAACCTGCTGCTTTATTTCTGTCGCCTCTGCGGCCTTCATTCAGGGATCCGAGTGGCTTTAGTATTGCACAGAATGGAAGTCAATTCACCTTGTTCCTCACAGCTCCTTTGCAGTCTTTCTGTCAATTAGTTAATTATAACTTAGCTACAGACAGCATG GACATGTACAACAGCGCAGAAAGCATTCTCATCTCAGCTTTCTCTGAATGGGAGGAGATCCTCTGTACGTCGACTAGCCTCGATCTGGTTTGGGCACAACTTCTGACTGATCCATTTCTGCGACGGCTTATTATTAG ATTCATTTTCTGCCGTGCTGTTCTATCTCTATTTTGTTTACGAGAAAATGGTAAACAGTATCTACCAGTTTGCATACCCGAACTTCCTGATGCTGTGGCTGTCAATTCGAAAGCCGTCCAACCTGCAATAAACCGACTTGCAGATCATTTCAAGGTTGCAGATTGTTTTAGCTTTTCATAA
- the LOC140965043 gene encoding uncharacterized protein isoform X1 translates to MQCPNKFLMSATPYSLMNFPDFQTKSSSFCPWNRTQKIHCGPKANHSFYGENASEKMPSFPPKVKNITSTSNSFVKHCVKLRLSSSYRHLHGSVLVVGAILVREIYSFYKMLQDRPIIECLLVLDDSRIPEEIDDPSVHIIRVNSVVMSKLSGVQSTDSVDFIALVRFPTTFHVASNNLHEEDCRKWFSFPHRILVLDGIQDPGNLGTLLRSATAFRWGGVLLLPGCCDPFNEKALRASRGACFHIQIITGNWTHIETLRKEFQMKMLAGHPSIGDKLNPVLKLSNELADSLAELPLCLVLGSEGIGLSETSKSSCELVSIPMAGEFESLNVSVAGGIFMYMLQPENHVVV, encoded by the exons ATGCAATGCCCAAACAAATTCTTGATGTCGGCAACCCCTTATTCACTGATGAATTTTCCTGATTTTCAAACCAAGTCTTCATCTTTTTGTCCCTGGAATAGAACCCAGAAAATTCATTGTGGCCCAAAAGCCAATCACAGCTTTTACGGTGAAAATGCATCTGAAAAGATGCCATCTTTTCCTCCAAAAGTGAAAAATATAACGAGCACATCGAACTCTTTTGTGAAACACTGTGTCAAGCTTCGACTCAGTTCTTCCTATCGCCACTTGCACGGCTCAGTTCTTGTTGTTGGTGCTATTCTAGTAAG GGAAATTTACAGCTTTTATAAAATGTTGCAGGACAGGCCTATAATAGAGTGCTTGCTGGTACTTGATGACTCTCGTATTCCTGAAGAAATTGATGATCCTTCTGTCCATATAATCCGAGTCAACTCGGTGGTTATGAGTAAACTTTCCGGTGTTCAGTCGACTGATTCTGTTGATTTCATTGCCTTGGTGAGATTTCCTACAACATTTCATGTTGCCAGCAACAACCTACATGAAGAAGATTGCCGGAAATGGTTTTCTTTTCCACATAGAATACTGGTTCTTGATGGAATACAG GACCCTGGCAACCTTGGTACACTACTTAGATCTGCTACAGCTTTTAGATGG GGTGGTGTGTTGCTGCTTCCTGGTTGTTGTGATCCATTCAACGAGAAAGCACTTCGAGCCAGTCGAGGAGCCTGCTTTCATATCCAAATTATTACTGGTAATTGGACACACATAGAAACTCTAAGAAAAGAATTTCAAATGAAAATGTTGGCTGGCCATCCTTCAATTGGTGATAAACTGAATCCAGTGCTTAAACTTTCCAATGAGTTGGCAGATTCTTTAGCAGAATTGCCTCTTTGCCTGGTGTTAGGCAGTGAAGGAATTGGCCTTTCTGAAACCAGTAAGAGTTCGTGTGAGCTTGTGAGCATTCCAATGGCTGGAGAATTCGAGTCTTTGAATGTTTCAGTAGCTGGTGGCATCTTCATGTATATGTTGCAACCTGAGAACCATGTAGTTGTTTGA
- the LOC140965046 gene encoding ras-related protein Rab11D-like, whose amino-acid sequence MASGAYGDASQKIDYVFKVVLIGDSAVGKSQMLSRFARNEFSLDSKATIGVEFQTRTLVIQHKSVKAQIWDTAGQERYRAVTSAYYRGAMGAMLVYDITKRQTFDHIPRWLEELRAHADKNIVIILIGNKSDLEDQRAVPTEDAKEFAQKEELFFLETSALGATNVEEAFMTVLSEIFNIVTKKTLAAGEDRGSDNPTSLAGKKIIIPGPAQIVPERNRMCCRSS is encoded by the exons ATGGCTAGTGGCGCATATGGCGATGCGAGCCAGAAAATTGATTACGTTTTCAAGGTGGTGCTGATCGGTGATTCCGCGGTGGGCAAGTCTCAAATGCTGTCGCGTTTTGCTCGAAATGAGTTCAGTTTGGATTCGAAGGCTACAATCGGCGTCGAATTTCAGACGCGAACTCTCGTCATCCAGCATAAGTCTGTTAAAGCTCAGATCTGGGACACAGCTGGCCAGGAAAG ATATCGAGCAGTCACAAGTGCATATTACAGAGGTGCCATGGGGGCTATGTTGGTGTATGACATAACGAAAAGACAGACCTTTGACCACATACCACGTTGGCTAGAAGAGTTGCGTGCTCATGCTGACAAGAATATCGTAATAATTCTGATCGGAAATAAATCTGATCTGGAAGACCAGCGAGCCGTGCCGACCGAGGATGCCAAGGAGTTTGCTCAAAAGGAAGAACTATTcttcttggaaacatcagcactTGGAGCAACAAACGTGGAGGAAGCATTCATGACTGTGTTGAGCGAGATATTTAACATTGTGACTAAGAAAACTCTTGCTGCTGGTGAAGATCGAGGTAGTGACAATCCTACGTCTTTGGCTGGGAAAAAGATCATCATCCCTGGACCTGCGCAGATAGTCCCAGAAAGGAACAGGATGTGCTGTAGATCatcttga
- the LOC140965043 gene encoding uncharacterized protein isoform X3, protein MQCPNKFLMSATPYSLMNFPDFQTKSSSFCPWNRTQKIHCGPKANHSFYGENASEKMPSFPPKVKNITSTSNSFVKHCVKLRLSSSYRHLHGSVLVVGAILDRPIIECLLVLDDSRIPEEIDDPSVHIIRVNSVVMSKLSGVQSTDSVDFIALVRFPTTFHVASNNLHEEDCRKWFSFPHRILVLDGIQDPGNLGTLLRSATAFRWGGVLLLPGCCDPFNEKALRASRGACFHIQIITGNWTHIETLRKEFQMKMLAGHPSIGDKLNPVLKLSNELADSLAELPLCLVLGSEGIGLSETSKSSCELVSIPMAGEFESLNVSVAGGIFMYMLQPENHVVV, encoded by the exons ATGCAATGCCCAAACAAATTCTTGATGTCGGCAACCCCTTATTCACTGATGAATTTTCCTGATTTTCAAACCAAGTCTTCATCTTTTTGTCCCTGGAATAGAACCCAGAAAATTCATTGTGGCCCAAAAGCCAATCACAGCTTTTACGGTGAAAATGCATCTGAAAAGATGCCATCTTTTCCTCCAAAAGTGAAAAATATAACGAGCACATCGAACTCTTTTGTGAAACACTGTGTCAAGCTTCGACTCAGTTCTTCCTATCGCCACTTGCACGGCTCAGTTCTTGTTGTTGGTGCTATTCTA GACAGGCCTATAATAGAGTGCTTGCTGGTACTTGATGACTCTCGTATTCCTGAAGAAATTGATGATCCTTCTGTCCATATAATCCGAGTCAACTCGGTGGTTATGAGTAAACTTTCCGGTGTTCAGTCGACTGATTCTGTTGATTTCATTGCCTTGGTGAGATTTCCTACAACATTTCATGTTGCCAGCAACAACCTACATGAAGAAGATTGCCGGAAATGGTTTTCTTTTCCACATAGAATACTGGTTCTTGATGGAATACAG GACCCTGGCAACCTTGGTACACTACTTAGATCTGCTACAGCTTTTAGATGG GGTGGTGTGTTGCTGCTTCCTGGTTGTTGTGATCCATTCAACGAGAAAGCACTTCGAGCCAGTCGAGGAGCCTGCTTTCATATCCAAATTATTACTGGTAATTGGACACACATAGAAACTCTAAGAAAAGAATTTCAAATGAAAATGTTGGCTGGCCATCCTTCAATTGGTGATAAACTGAATCCAGTGCTTAAACTTTCCAATGAGTTGGCAGATTCTTTAGCAGAATTGCCTCTTTGCCTGGTGTTAGGCAGTGAAGGAATTGGCCTTTCTGAAACCAGTAAGAGTTCGTGTGAGCTTGTGAGCATTCCAATGGCTGGAGAATTCGAGTCTTTGAATGTTTCAGTAGCTGGTGGCATCTTCATGTATATGTTGCAACCTGAGAACCATGTAGTTGTTTGA
- the LOC140965043 gene encoding uncharacterized protein isoform X2: protein MQCPNKFLMSATPYSLMNFPDFQTKSSSFCPWNRTQKIHCGPKANHSFYGENASEKMPSFPPKVKNITSTSNSFVKHCVKLRLSSSYRHLHGSVLVVGAILVRPIIECLLVLDDSRIPEEIDDPSVHIIRVNSVVMSKLSGVQSTDSVDFIALVRFPTTFHVASNNLHEEDCRKWFSFPHRILVLDGIQDPGNLGTLLRSATAFRWGGVLLLPGCCDPFNEKALRASRGACFHIQIITGNWTHIETLRKEFQMKMLAGHPSIGDKLNPVLKLSNELADSLAELPLCLVLGSEGIGLSETSKSSCELVSIPMAGEFESLNVSVAGGIFMYMLQPENHVVV, encoded by the exons ATGCAATGCCCAAACAAATTCTTGATGTCGGCAACCCCTTATTCACTGATGAATTTTCCTGATTTTCAAACCAAGTCTTCATCTTTTTGTCCCTGGAATAGAACCCAGAAAATTCATTGTGGCCCAAAAGCCAATCACAGCTTTTACGGTGAAAATGCATCTGAAAAGATGCCATCTTTTCCTCCAAAAGTGAAAAATATAACGAGCACATCGAACTCTTTTGTGAAACACTGTGTCAAGCTTCGACTCAGTTCTTCCTATCGCCACTTGCACGGCTCAGTTCTTGTTGTTGGTGCTATTCTAGTAAG GCCTATAATAGAGTGCTTGCTGGTACTTGATGACTCTCGTATTCCTGAAGAAATTGATGATCCTTCTGTCCATATAATCCGAGTCAACTCGGTGGTTATGAGTAAACTTTCCGGTGTTCAGTCGACTGATTCTGTTGATTTCATTGCCTTGGTGAGATTTCCTACAACATTTCATGTTGCCAGCAACAACCTACATGAAGAAGATTGCCGGAAATGGTTTTCTTTTCCACATAGAATACTGGTTCTTGATGGAATACAG GACCCTGGCAACCTTGGTACACTACTTAGATCTGCTACAGCTTTTAGATGG GGTGGTGTGTTGCTGCTTCCTGGTTGTTGTGATCCATTCAACGAGAAAGCACTTCGAGCCAGTCGAGGAGCCTGCTTTCATATCCAAATTATTACTGGTAATTGGACACACATAGAAACTCTAAGAAAAGAATTTCAAATGAAAATGTTGGCTGGCCATCCTTCAATTGGTGATAAACTGAATCCAGTGCTTAAACTTTCCAATGAGTTGGCAGATTCTTTAGCAGAATTGCCTCTTTGCCTGGTGTTAGGCAGTGAAGGAATTGGCCTTTCTGAAACCAGTAAGAGTTCGTGTGAGCTTGTGAGCATTCCAATGGCTGGAGAATTCGAGTCTTTGAATGTTTCAGTAGCTGGTGGCATCTTCATGTATATGTTGCAACCTGAGAACCATGTAGTTGTTTGA